The following proteins come from a genomic window of Pirellula staleyi DSM 6068:
- a CDS encoding c-type cytochrome — protein sequence MFCSRNARPFASGWLMISAGCLLAGLILGNLAFAEDPPLSIRDRLKVQTLLKLSDVDLSDKPDLKGLVVRYARSQMATDSAKFFELTEKFSLTELSPELANLIATSTDDTQKVTAAKLLLKFGDSDQLKTLLSNTDKNADVAAINAIGMTADASAQPLLEPIVLDGQRTVAARSSAVAALGRTGPGQKWLLSMVEQGKLAKELNFAAANVLLTSADESVKTAASKHLMLPATADSKPLPPVSELVQRKGDAEKGRMVFTGIGLCAKCHKVKGEGKEVGPDLSEIGSKLSRDAMYVSILDPSAGVNFNYETHTLLTEDGTVVSGIIVSQTDAEVVIKTAEAVQLTFERDAITGMKKSPISLMPQDLQKQLTVDNLVDVVEYLSTLKKPE from the coding sequence ATGTTTTGTTCGCGAAATGCTCGCCCGTTTGCCTCTGGCTGGTTGATGATTTCCGCTGGATGCTTGCTGGCTGGACTAATCCTGGGCAATCTTGCGTTTGCAGAGGATCCACCGCTGTCGATTCGCGATCGTCTGAAGGTTCAAACCCTACTGAAACTCAGCGACGTCGATCTCTCGGACAAACCTGACCTCAAGGGGCTTGTCGTCCGCTACGCACGCTCGCAAATGGCCACCGACAGTGCCAAGTTTTTCGAGCTCACGGAAAAGTTTTCGCTCACTGAGCTTTCGCCCGAACTAGCGAACCTCATCGCCACTTCCACCGACGACACGCAAAAAGTTACCGCTGCCAAGCTTCTGCTGAAATTCGGCGATAGCGATCAGCTCAAAACGCTCCTCTCCAATACCGATAAGAATGCCGATGTTGCGGCCATTAACGCAATCGGCATGACAGCCGACGCTTCTGCTCAGCCGCTGCTGGAGCCGATTGTTCTCGATGGTCAGCGAACGGTTGCCGCGCGCTCGAGCGCGGTGGCTGCACTTGGCCGGACAGGTCCTGGTCAGAAATGGCTCCTGTCGATGGTGGAGCAAGGGAAGCTCGCCAAAGAGCTGAATTTTGCAGCCGCTAACGTGCTCCTCACTTCGGCCGATGAATCGGTGAAGACTGCGGCGAGCAAACATTTGATGCTCCCCGCCACAGCCGACAGCAAACCACTCCCCCCCGTTTCCGAGCTTGTGCAGCGCAAAGGGGACGCCGAAAAAGGTCGCATGGTCTTCACTGGGATTGGTCTCTGCGCTAAGTGCCACAAGGTGAAAGGGGAAGGGAAAGAGGTCGGTCCCGATCTGTCGGAAATTGGAAGCAAACTATCGCGCGACGCCATGTACGTTTCGATCCTCGATCCCTCAGCCGGTGTGAACTTCAACTACGAAACCCACACGCTTCTCACCGAAGATGGAACGGTGGTCAGTGGCATCATCGTGAGCCAAACCGACGCCGAAGTGGTCATCAAAACAGCTGAGGCGGTGCAACTGACGTTCGAGCGCGACGCCATCACGGGAATGAAGAAATCCCCCATTTCTCTGATGCCTCAAGATTTGCAGAAGCAGCTGACGGTCGATAACCTCGTGGATGTTGTCGAGTATCTCTCGACGCTCAAAAAGCCGGAGTAA
- a CDS encoding family 16 glycoside hydrolase gives MKRLVSWTLAALMCSLLAFTSPVSAEEEGFEPLFDGKTLENWDGNPEFWSVVDGAIVGQTTPEKPTKGNTFLIYRGGDVSDFELRLEFQIVGGNSGIQYRSEEVSKWVIKGYQADFDAAGGWTGTLYEEKGRGVIAKRGNKVEITADGKKEARGASAEEKTILESIKKEDWNSYTIIAKGNHLQQMVNGILTVDLVDHEEAKRKMSGLLALQLHAGPPMTVKFRNIRIKKLAADEQKPACDEAPAQAAAKKKVLFIAGRPSHGYGAHEHNAGCLLLAKELQAAMPSIECVVHQNGWPSDKAIFDGVDSIVMYCDGGGGHMVNPNLDFVDALAKKGVGIVCVHYGVEVPKGPSGDKFVEWIGGYFETNWSVNPHWTAKYEKFPDHPIARGVKPFEINDEWYYHMRFREGMKGVTPILTALPPKETLTRGDGPHSGNPFVREAIAKGEAQHMAWAAEREDGGRGFGFTGGHDHWNWGDPNFRKVMLNAIVWTAKAEVPENGVESPKVTLKLLEENQDYEKPANFDENNIKNRVPALKDEASNSKSMKTTPVSAKLQSVKPLYRSALVTTQTPGHGVDIEVDISKSKQLYLVATDGGNGFGCDWVAWAQPRLIGPAGEKKLTELQWKSASSGFGNVHVNKNCEGNGAIQIGDDKVDYGIGAHAPSVIVFDLPEGYEKFKARGALDRGGTGQGCGSSVEFVVYDKNPGSITSNAAAVANNRDPADATATLDVAEGLEATLFTSEPEVSNITSIDIDHLGRIWACEVKNYRRHNGSRPEGDRILVLEDTDFDGKADKSTVFYQGRDIDSAHGICVLGNRVIVSAGDKVQVFYDDNADLKADDKRDLLFTGIDGTQHDHGIHAFVFGPDGKLYFNFGNSGKRLKDKDGKPVVDMAGNEVNDSRKPYQEGMVFRCNLDGSQLETLGWNFRNNWEVCVDSLGTMWQSDNDDDGNKGVRINYVMDFGNYGYRDEVTGAGWQSPRENMETEIPLRHWHLNDPGVVPNLIQTGAGSPTGICVYEGTLLPKVFHNQVIHCDAGPNICRAYVATKEGAGYKAEIVNVAFGARDNWFRPADVCVATDGSLFIGDWYDPGVGGHNQQDVDRGRIFRIAPPGAKYAPPKYDFTSIAGCIEALKSPNGSARYLAWTGLAAKGKEALPALNDLAAKSDNDRLKARALWLAGKIEGNGEAAVKTALADKSPDIQIVGIRLARQLKMDVSALAPLVKSSAPEVRREVAISLRHSQSSEAPAMWAQLASQYTPGDRWYLEALGISADKNWDAYLAAYLALVGNKWDTEAGRDIIWRSRAKETPALLAKILKNESTKETELPKLMRAFDFLSGPEKDAALKSILE, from the coding sequence ATGAAACGACTAGTGTCTTGGACCCTGGCGGCACTTATGTGCAGCCTGTTGGCTTTTACGAGCCCTGTTAGTGCGGAAGAAGAGGGCTTTGAGCCACTCTTCGATGGCAAAACACTGGAAAACTGGGATGGAAATCCCGAGTTCTGGAGCGTCGTGGATGGCGCGATCGTTGGCCAAACCACGCCTGAAAAACCGACCAAGGGGAACACGTTCCTCATCTACCGTGGCGGCGACGTCAGCGATTTCGAACTGCGACTCGAGTTTCAAATCGTCGGCGGCAACAGCGGCATTCAGTATCGCAGCGAAGAAGTGAGCAAGTGGGTCATCAAGGGCTACCAAGCCGACTTCGATGCTGCAGGTGGCTGGACTGGCACGCTCTACGAAGAAAAAGGGCGTGGCGTGATTGCCAAACGTGGCAATAAAGTCGAAATCACCGCCGATGGCAAAAAGGAAGCTCGCGGCGCATCGGCCGAAGAGAAGACCATTCTCGAGTCGATCAAAAAGGAAGACTGGAACAGCTACACCATCATCGCTAAGGGAAATCACCTACAGCAGATGGTCAACGGCATCCTGACGGTCGACCTCGTCGATCACGAAGAAGCCAAACGCAAGATGTCGGGGCTCTTGGCTCTGCAGCTTCACGCCGGTCCTCCAATGACGGTGAAGTTCCGTAACATTCGTATCAAAAAGCTCGCCGCTGATGAGCAAAAGCCTGCGTGCGACGAAGCTCCTGCCCAAGCTGCGGCAAAGAAGAAAGTCCTCTTCATCGCCGGTCGCCCTAGCCACGGCTACGGCGCTCACGAACACAACGCTGGTTGCTTGCTTCTAGCCAAGGAATTGCAAGCTGCAATGCCCAGCATCGAGTGTGTGGTGCACCAAAATGGATGGCCTAGCGACAAAGCGATCTTCGACGGTGTCGATAGCATCGTGATGTACTGCGATGGTGGTGGCGGACACATGGTGAACCCCAACCTCGATTTCGTCGATGCACTTGCCAAAAAGGGTGTCGGCATCGTTTGTGTACATTACGGCGTGGAAGTTCCTAAAGGTCCCAGCGGCGATAAATTCGTCGAATGGATCGGTGGTTATTTCGAAACCAACTGGTCGGTGAATCCTCACTGGACCGCCAAGTATGAAAAGTTTCCTGATCACCCGATTGCGCGTGGCGTGAAGCCGTTTGAAATCAACGACGAGTGGTACTACCACATGCGGTTTCGAGAAGGAATGAAGGGGGTGACCCCGATCCTCACCGCACTTCCGCCCAAAGAAACGCTCACCCGTGGCGACGGACCTCACAGCGGAAACCCCTTCGTTCGCGAAGCAATTGCCAAGGGGGAAGCTCAGCACATGGCCTGGGCTGCCGAACGTGAAGATGGTGGTCGCGGCTTTGGTTTCACTGGTGGTCACGATCACTGGAATTGGGGCGATCCCAACTTCCGCAAAGTGATGCTCAACGCCATTGTCTGGACTGCCAAAGCCGAAGTTCCTGAAAACGGGGTCGAATCCCCCAAGGTCACGCTCAAGTTGCTCGAAGAAAACCAGGACTACGAAAAGCCTGCGAATTTCGACGAGAACAACATCAAGAATCGCGTTCCCGCGCTGAAGGATGAAGCGTCGAACAGCAAGTCGATGAAGACGACTCCCGTTTCGGCAAAATTGCAATCGGTGAAGCCGCTCTATCGCAGCGCGCTCGTCACCACGCAAACGCCTGGACATGGTGTCGATATCGAAGTTGACATCAGCAAGAGCAAGCAGCTGTACCTTGTTGCCACCGATGGTGGCAATGGCTTCGGCTGTGACTGGGTCGCTTGGGCTCAGCCTCGCTTGATCGGCCCTGCAGGCGAAAAGAAGCTGACCGAATTGCAATGGAAATCGGCCTCGAGCGGCTTCGGCAATGTTCACGTCAATAAGAACTGCGAAGGTAACGGCGCGATCCAAATCGGCGACGACAAAGTCGATTACGGCATCGGCGCCCATGCCCCCTCGGTGATCGTGTTCGACCTGCCCGAAGGTTATGAAAAGTTCAAAGCTCGCGGCGCACTCGATCGTGGTGGAACTGGTCAAGGGTGTGGTAGCAGCGTCGAATTCGTCGTTTACGACAAAAATCCAGGCTCGATCACGAGCAACGCCGCTGCTGTTGCCAACAATCGTGATCCTGCCGATGCCACCGCGACACTCGACGTTGCTGAAGGTCTCGAAGCAACTCTGTTCACCAGCGAGCCCGAAGTCTCGAATATCACGAGCATCGACATCGATCATCTTGGCCGCATTTGGGCCTGCGAAGTGAAAAATTATCGTCGCCACAATGGAAGCCGACCCGAAGGGGATCGCATCCTTGTGCTCGAAGATACCGACTTCGATGGCAAGGCCGACAAGAGCACCGTGTTCTATCAAGGACGCGACATCGACTCGGCTCACGGCATCTGCGTGCTCGGCAATCGCGTGATCGTTTCTGCTGGCGACAAAGTCCAGGTTTTCTACGACGACAATGCCGACCTCAAAGCCGATGACAAGCGCGATCTGCTCTTCACCGGCATCGATGGAACCCAGCACGACCATGGCATTCATGCCTTCGTGTTTGGCCCCGATGGAAAACTCTATTTCAACTTCGGCAACAGCGGAAAACGTCTGAAAGACAAAGACGGCAAACCAGTCGTCGACATGGCTGGCAATGAAGTCAACGACAGCCGCAAGCCTTATCAAGAAGGAATGGTCTTCCGTTGCAATCTTGATGGTAGCCAGCTTGAAACGCTCGGCTGGAACTTCCGCAATAACTGGGAAGTTTGCGTCGACTCGCTCGGCACGATGTGGCAAAGCGATAACGATGACGACGGCAACAAGGGTGTGCGCATCAACTATGTGATGGACTTCGGCAACTATGGCTATCGCGATGAAGTGACCGGCGCTGGCTGGCAATCTCCTCGCGAGAACATGGAAACCGAAATTCCGCTCCGCCATTGGCACCTGAACGATCCTGGCGTAGTTCCCAACCTGATCCAAACGGGTGCCGGTTCGCCGACAGGCATTTGTGTTTACGAAGGTACACTCCTCCCCAAAGTGTTTCACAACCAAGTGATCCACTGCGATGCTGGCCCTAATATCTGCCGCGCTTATGTCGCGACCAAAGAGGGTGCCGGATACAAAGCCGAAATCGTCAACGTGGCCTTTGGTGCTCGCGACAATTGGTTCCGCCCTGCTGATGTTTGCGTCGCCACCGATGGCTCGCTCTTCATTGGCGACTGGTACGATCCAGGTGTCGGCGGTCACAACCAGCAGGATGTCGATCGCGGCCGTATCTTCCGCATTGCTCCCCCAGGCGCGAAGTATGCGCCACCGAAGTACGACTTCACTTCGATCGCAGGTTGCATCGAAGCCTTAAAGAGCCCGAACGGAAGTGCTCGCTACTTGGCCTGGACAGGCCTGGCGGCCAAGGGCAAGGAAGCACTTCCAGCACTGAATGACCTAGCAGCTAAGAGCGATAACGATCGCCTCAAGGCTCGTGCTCTTTGGCTGGCTGGCAAAATCGAAGGCAATGGCGAAGCTGCCGTTAAAACCGCACTGGCCGATAAGTCGCCCGACATTCAAATCGTCGGAATTCGTTTGGCTCGTCAGCTGAAGATGGACGTTTCGGCGCTCGCGCCACTCGTCAAATCGTCGGCTCCCGAAGTCCGCCGCGAAGTAGCGATCTCGCTGCGTCACAGCCAATCCTCGGAAGCGCCAGCGATGTGGGCCCAGCTCGCTTCGCAGTACACTCCCGGCGATCGCTGGTACCTCGAAGCACTTGGCATTTCAGCCGACAAGAATTGGGATGCTTACCTCGCTGCCTACCTCGCCCTTGTCGGTAACAAGTGGGACACCGAAGCGGGTCGCGACATCATTTGGCGTTCGCGTGCGAAGGAAACTCCCGCGCTCCTCGCCAAAATCCTGAAGAACGAATCGACGAAGGAAACCGAACTTCCCAAGCTCATGCGAGCCTTCGATTTCCTCAGCGGTCCAGAAAAAGATGCTGCTCTCAAGAGCATTCTGGAGTAG
- a CDS encoding glycosyltransferase has product MTTTPLAEPRLKIAIVITELSRGGAEKVGTKLALGLSRREHQVTAISLKQRPEAPRDSLVLELEQAGIELHFLDQKRGWKALGAVVPIRRLAIAERFDIVQTLLHHAGILGTIGARLAGITNIVQGIRVSDPRSSVQRIDRLMSIAAKRVVCVSESVRQLAEQTGIPSRKLQTILNGVDFPEAIPAIDRTSLPLPVDAPFLLSIGRLEPQKGFAQFLPHLQGVFAQHSNLHWLVAGVGPDQAALAAQAAELGIGARVHFLGFRADTFPLIAASEMLVLPSIYEGMPNVVLETIAAGKALVATQTDGIGEIFTGHPYGCEQVAKSHAEMVPKITKLLSDEPLRNAIGTANQLHARERFTWERMVDEYEQIYREITAPKR; this is encoded by the coding sequence ATGACCACCACGCCGCTAGCGGAACCACGCCTGAAGATCGCCATCGTCATTACCGAACTGTCGCGCGGTGGCGCTGAAAAGGTGGGTACCAAACTGGCCTTAGGACTCTCGCGACGAGAGCATCAGGTCACCGCTATTTCGCTGAAGCAGCGCCCCGAGGCGCCGCGCGATAGCTTGGTGCTCGAACTCGAGCAGGCTGGCATCGAGCTTCATTTCCTCGACCAGAAACGGGGCTGGAAAGCACTCGGTGCGGTGGTTCCGATTCGTCGACTGGCCATCGCCGAGCGGTTCGACATCGTGCAAACTCTGCTGCATCACGCCGGGATTTTAGGAACCATTGGGGCGCGACTCGCTGGCATCACCAACATTGTGCAAGGAATCCGTGTCAGCGATCCACGATCTTCTGTTCAGCGGATCGATCGGCTGATGTCGATCGCTGCCAAGCGTGTCGTCTGCGTCAGCGAGAGTGTGCGTCAGTTAGCCGAGCAGACAGGGATCCCGAGTCGCAAACTACAGACCATTCTCAATGGTGTCGATTTTCCAGAAGCGATTCCGGCGATTGATCGCACATCGCTCCCACTACCAGTCGACGCTCCCTTTTTGCTCAGCATCGGTCGCCTCGAACCACAAAAGGGATTTGCTCAATTTTTGCCGCACTTGCAGGGAGTTTTCGCGCAGCACAGCAACCTGCACTGGCTTGTGGCGGGAGTCGGCCCCGACCAGGCGGCGCTCGCCGCACAAGCAGCCGAACTTGGCATTGGAGCACGTGTTCATTTCCTCGGTTTTCGCGCCGACACGTTTCCGCTGATTGCGGCGAGCGAGATGCTGGTCCTCCCTTCGATCTACGAAGGGATGCCCAACGTCGTGCTCGAAACAATTGCAGCTGGCAAGGCGCTCGTAGCGACGCAAACTGACGGCATCGGCGAGATCTTTACCGGGCATCCGTACGGCTGCGAGCAGGTCGCGAAGTCGCACGCCGAGATGGTTCCCAAAATCACCAAGCTGCTCAGCGACGAGCCACTACGAAACGCGATTGGGACCGCAAACCAGCTGCATGCTCGGGAGCGGTTTACGTGGGAGCGCATGGTGGACGAGTACGAGCAAATCTACCGCGAAATCACAGCACCCAAGCGATAG
- a CDS encoding glycoside hydrolase family 88 protein encodes MATTTASIWGWSACTAEEELALDPRQGSRKRLPQDRLNEILGDTFPIGRTASGSDVMLTRCSSELLRGSAPPSGIQSKLRRIAIVLTSPVPAKTEQIFREDIALVMDLLVKRIESTDHKTDLTIEFVALPAATGNTPAGESRFPPTKGFYDHPTDPQARYLWNWLAVEGFDLVIELAITKDRHLGASADAAAMLKLSQASLNVELPLGSISRAISAEKVAGVGSIPALYIAGPASALPEGAKGILLELTQLIGKLPNSPAHEELIQRVDRDWNKLNTILSETYNKKPNSLSYISSLILLGRLNFAALSGDVKAVTKLMDDIRDLAQTAIAKPPKSSPEVAGLLLFGILQLTFDFKQFALEKDRKLYLQALHAGADQAFDPSGKPLPIAPHHGDMSDAIFMWSPLLVLMHTITEEARYLDAALIHTRAMQKKCLREDGLYRHSPLCEGAWGRGNGFAAVGLTLAADFAPPGSEAKTFFQEAAIAIVDQLTERSLASATPGMLTQLIDEPSSYREFTSSAMVAWSAGVLVSSKLVDDDRKTQFRSYITAALDQLSRRMADDGSFVDVCVGTGKQPNLDAYFHRPASQGRDDRGAAMMLMLQLQRQMLLKSENQAIPEAK; translated from the coding sequence ATGGCAACAACCACCGCTTCGATATGGGGCTGGTCGGCGTGCACGGCAGAGGAGGAACTCGCTCTCGATCCACGGCAAGGGAGCCGCAAACGATTGCCGCAAGATCGGCTCAATGAAATCCTGGGGGACACCTTTCCGATCGGTCGCACCGCGAGTGGCAGCGACGTGATGCTGACGCGCTGCTCGAGTGAATTACTCCGAGGGAGTGCCCCTCCATCGGGAATCCAATCCAAGTTGCGGCGCATCGCGATCGTTTTGACTAGCCCTGTCCCCGCGAAAACGGAGCAGATCTTTCGTGAAGATATCGCCCTCGTGATGGATCTGCTCGTCAAGCGGATCGAGAGCACCGACCACAAAACCGATCTCACGATCGAGTTCGTGGCGCTACCCGCCGCAACTGGTAACACGCCAGCTGGGGAGAGCCGCTTCCCACCCACGAAAGGTTTTTACGACCATCCCACCGATCCTCAGGCACGTTACCTTTGGAACTGGTTGGCAGTGGAAGGATTCGACCTCGTGATTGAGCTAGCGATCACGAAAGATCGTCACCTGGGGGCGAGTGCCGATGCGGCTGCCATGCTGAAACTCAGCCAAGCCTCTCTCAATGTCGAACTTCCCCTTGGTTCGATTTCGCGAGCGATTAGCGCCGAAAAAGTGGCCGGGGTCGGTTCGATTCCCGCGCTCTATATCGCAGGTCCCGCGAGTGCTCTTCCCGAAGGTGCCAAGGGAATCTTGCTCGAGCTTACGCAGTTGATCGGCAAGCTACCGAACTCACCTGCACACGAAGAGTTGATTCAACGGGTCGATCGCGACTGGAACAAACTCAACACAATCCTCTCGGAAACGTACAACAAGAAACCGAACTCTCTGTCGTACATCTCGTCGCTGATTCTTCTGGGTCGTCTCAATTTCGCTGCTTTGTCGGGAGACGTTAAAGCGGTCACAAAATTGATGGACGACATTCGCGACCTTGCTCAAACAGCGATCGCCAAACCACCCAAATCGAGCCCTGAAGTGGCGGGGCTGCTACTCTTTGGCATCCTCCAACTTACTTTCGACTTCAAGCAATTTGCACTCGAAAAAGATCGCAAGCTCTATCTCCAAGCGCTACATGCGGGAGCTGATCAAGCGTTCGATCCATCGGGCAAGCCGCTCCCGATCGCGCCGCATCATGGCGACATGAGCGATGCGATTTTCATGTGGTCCCCTCTGCTGGTGCTGATGCACACGATCACAGAGGAGGCTCGCTATCTCGATGCCGCACTGATTCACACCCGAGCGATGCAGAAAAAGTGCCTCCGTGAAGATGGTCTCTATCGTCACTCGCCACTTTGCGAGGGGGCGTGGGGAAGGGGCAATGGTTTTGCCGCTGTTGGACTAACACTGGCAGCCGACTTTGCACCTCCGGGAAGTGAGGCGAAGACGTTTTTTCAGGAGGCAGCCATTGCGATTGTTGATCAACTCACCGAGCGCTCACTCGCCTCAGCGACGCCAGGGATGCTGACGCAACTTATCGACGAGCCATCGAGTTATCGCGAGTTCACCAGTTCGGCCATGGTCGCCTGGTCGGCAGGAGTCCTGGTCTCGAGTAAGCTAGTAGATGACGATAGAAAAACGCAATTTCGCTCGTATATCACAGCGGCACTCGACCAGCTCAGTCGCCGGATGGCCGACGACGGTTCGTTTGTGGATGTTTGTGTCGGTACGGGTAAACAGCCGAACCTCGACGCCTACTTCCACCGGCCTGCTAGTCAGGGGCGCGACGACCGTGGAGCAGCGATGATGCTGATGCTGCAATTGCAACGCCAGATGCTGCTGAAGAGCGAGAACCAAGCGATCCCCGAAGCGAAGTAA
- a CDS encoding Ldh family oxidoreductase → MPTIAADSLTKFAEAMLLAGGATPEEARITSVSLVDANLRGYESHGVMRIPYYLDAIQSGEVVPAAELKILDQGAARVVADGQWGFGQVQAVRLFELLAPLAQQEGLAVGTMIQSGHIGRLGEYNEMAAARGLVSILMVNSHGAAVRVAPPGGKAPRLSTNPLAIGVPCGDAPLVLDFSTSATAEGKVRVKKIAGQAVPEGWLLDNEGNPTTDPNTLYGNPPGSILPMGGTQSYKGFGLGLMIEILTGALSGGVTARPVPYPKKGNCVFMMLVDPARFGGSDHFAAEVTQLVDYIRTTPRVEGCNEITLPGDPERKLYAARKSTGLVFDPENWKALATAADKLGVALPALL, encoded by the coding sequence ATGCCAACGATTGCCGCCGATTCGCTGACCAAGTTTGCTGAAGCGATGCTTCTTGCTGGTGGTGCCACTCCGGAAGAAGCTCGCATCACGTCGGTGAGTCTCGTCGATGCCAACCTGCGAGGCTACGAATCGCACGGCGTGATGCGCATCCCTTACTACCTCGATGCCATCCAATCGGGCGAAGTTGTTCCAGCCGCCGAACTGAAGATCCTCGACCAAGGGGCAGCCCGTGTTGTGGCCGATGGTCAGTGGGGTTTTGGCCAGGTACAGGCGGTGCGACTCTTCGAACTCCTCGCGCCGCTGGCTCAACAAGAAGGACTCGCCGTCGGAACGATGATTCAGTCGGGACACATCGGCCGACTCGGCGAGTACAACGAAATGGCAGCGGCACGCGGACTTGTTTCGATCCTGATGGTCAACAGCCACGGTGCCGCCGTTCGCGTTGCTCCTCCCGGAGGAAAAGCGCCCCGACTTTCGACCAATCCGCTGGCGATAGGGGTCCCCTGCGGCGATGCGCCGCTGGTGCTCGATTTCAGCACAAGCGCCACGGCGGAGGGAAAGGTGCGCGTGAAGAAAATCGCCGGCCAAGCAGTTCCTGAAGGGTGGCTGCTCGACAACGAAGGAAACCCAACCACCGATCCAAACACACTTTACGGCAATCCACCCGGCTCGATTTTGCCGATGGGTGGCACCCAGTCGTATAAGGGTTTCGGACTTGGGCTGATGATCGAGATCTTGACCGGCGCACTCTCGGGGGGAGTCACGGCACGCCCGGTTCCCTATCCCAAGAAGGGGAACTGCGTTTTCATGATGCTGGTCGATCCCGCTCGCTTTGGCGGAAGCGATCACTTTGCAGCCGAGGTGACGCAGCTTGTCGACTACATCCGTACGACGCCGCGCGTGGAAGGATGTAACGAAATCACCCTGCCGGGCGATCCAGAGAGGAAGCTCTACGCCGCGCGAAAATCGACAGGCCTGGTGTTCGACCCGGAAAACTGGAAGGCATTGGCCACCGCAGCCGACAAGCTGGGGGTCGCGCTTCCAGCGCTCCTCTAG
- the rsmH gene encoding 16S rRNA (cytosine(1402)-N(4))-methyltransferase RsmH, with the protein MSDSSSPTDQASPATTQPIHVSVMPREIIEWLRPSAGSILLDGTLGAGGHTRLLAEAIDAAENLAKSTGNTQFSPGYVLSSDRDEAALARAEVHLKGLPVKLVHANFCELPSVLEELGVTGVQGCVLDLGLSSDQLADDARGFSFDATGELDLRFDTSTGDPAWKLLEKLREEEIANIIYQFGEERLSRRIARKICEQRIIKPIRTADELARIVRRCVPRGDGKIDPATRTFQALRIAVNGELDALKKALEKIPECLAPGGRLAIISFHSLEDRLVKEAFRSDLRLNNLTKKPLTALDDELASNPRSRSAKLRVAERV; encoded by the coding sequence ATGAGCGATTCTTCGAGCCCCACCGACCAAGCCTCCCCCGCCACGACACAGCCGATCCATGTTTCGGTGATGCCGCGTGAAATCATCGAGTGGCTTCGCCCATCGGCGGGATCGATTTTGCTCGACGGCACGCTGGGAGCAGGTGGCCATACGCGCCTCTTAGCCGAAGCGATCGACGCCGCTGAAAACCTTGCCAAATCGACTGGAAACACGCAGTTTTCTCCCGGCTATGTCCTTTCCAGCGACCGAGACGAGGCTGCACTTGCACGTGCTGAAGTGCACCTCAAAGGTTTGCCGGTGAAGCTGGTGCATGCCAATTTTTGCGAGCTGCCAAGTGTGCTGGAAGAACTCGGCGTCACAGGGGTGCAAGGCTGCGTGCTCGATCTGGGTCTCTCGAGCGATCAGTTGGCCGATGATGCTCGCGGTTTTAGCTTCGATGCCACTGGCGAACTCGACTTGCGATTTGATACATCGACCGGTGATCCCGCCTGGAAACTCCTCGAGAAATTGCGCGAGGAAGAGATCGCCAACATCATCTACCAGTTTGGCGAGGAGCGACTCAGCCGACGCATTGCCCGCAAGATTTGCGAGCAGCGCATCATTAAGCCGATCCGTACCGCCGACGAACTCGCGCGGATTGTTCGTCGCTGTGTTCCGCGCGGCGATGGAAAAATCGACCCAGCCACCCGCACTTTTCAAGCACTTCGGATCGCAGTGAATGGCGAGCTCGATGCCCTCAAAAAGGCTCTCGAAAAGATTCCTGAATGCCTAGCTCCGGGGGGCAGGCTGGCGATTATCAGCTTTCATTCGCTCGAAGATCGCTTGGTGAAAGAAGCGTTTCGAAGCGATCTGCGCTTAAACAACCTGACCAAGAAACCGCTCACCGCACTCGACGACGAACTGGCATCGAACCCTCGCAGCCGCAGCGCAAAGCTGCGTGTTGCCGAGCGAGTTTAG